Proteins from one Sabethes cyaneus chromosome 2, idSabCyanKW18_F2, whole genome shotgun sequence genomic window:
- the LOC128738147 gene encoding ras-related protein Rab-34: MPMYKKSGIKNSRNYKPLENNLEYGTRQIDHMPGAFCDSDSPYAVKFSERTLRACDRVTSFYLNTCKTIFIGDVSVGKSSLVNRFCRDSFNSTYLRTIGVDFEVEKFLVLAHHFNLQICDTAGYERFRCTSESYYRNASAVVVVFDLTNEKSLRNARRWLDEALQLNRPDILRFLVGTKRDLVDNVFSSKIGNEARKMAIEMQAEYWSVSARSGKNVTKFFQRLTALSFDTAVRQLINSNNPISHPSENSLLNLYYLKEDQKIKKPRKSSFCKIN; the protein is encoded by the exons ATGCCAATGTACAAAAAGTCCGGCATAAAAAATAGCCGAAATTATAAACCACTGGAGAACAACCTGGAATATGGCACGCGACAGATCGATCACATGCCGGGTGCATTTTGCGATTCGGACAGTCCATATGCTGTGAAGTTTTCCGAACGAACTTTACGTGCCTGCGACCGTGTAACGTCCTTCTATTTGAACACGTGCAAAACCATTTTCATCGGTGATGTTTCGGTTGGGAAAAGTTCGCTGGTGAATCGATTTTGTCGGGACAGTTTCAACAGTACCTATCTGCGGACAATCGGGGTGGATTTCGAGGTGGAAAAGTTTCTAGTCTTGGCGCATCATTTCAATCTGCAAAT ATGTGATACTGCCGGCTATGAGCGTTTCAGGTGCACTTCTGAAAGTTACTATCGCAATGCAAGCGCCGTTGTTGTGGTGTTTGATTTGACAAATGAAAAGTCCTTGCGAAATGCCAGACGATGGCTAGATGAGGCTTTACAATTGAATCGCCCAGATATTTTGAGGTTCTTGGTTGGCACAAAAAGAGATTTAGTG GACAATGTATTTTCATCGAAAATCGGAAATGAAGCTAGAAAAATGGCCATCGAGATGCAGGCTGAGTATTGGTCGGTGTCGGCCAGGAGCGGCAAAAATGTTACCAAATTTTTTCAACGTCTAACCGCACTATCTTTCGACACTGCCGTACGGCAACTTATAAACTCAAATAATCCCATAAGCCATCCAAGTGAAAATAGTTTACTTA ATCTTTACTACCTCAAGGAAGATCAGAAAATCAAAAAACCAAGGAAAAGTTCCTTTTGTAAAATAAATTAG
- the LOC128736678 gene encoding uncharacterized protein LOC128736678 has product MFHQIRIRDDDKQAQRFIFRQSPEIEPQEYVMDVATFGASCSPSLAQFIKNKNASEFAGAFSRAAKAITQNHYVNDLLDSVDTEEEAIQLVNEVKHIHLQAGFEIRNFCSNSVGVLASIGEPVARRQISMNLEKSPESERVLGLIWKPTEDVFTFDINSMKEEIKTLIHSGATPSKRQVLQTVMSLFDPLGLIAHLVVHGKILMQQIWRTGTEWDELIAEELWDDWRLWCQCLQRLDEVKVPRYFFKGVGITTLKDAEAHLFVDASEMACASVLYLRFMDNGKPRCVLVAAKTKVAPLKPLSIPRLELQAAMIGTRLMDSVLNALDIQITKRFLWTDSTTVLCWLRSDSRRYHQFVAFRVGEILTLSSVDEWHYVPSKKNVADVATKWKDGPSFDPNHPWYNAPEFVYQAQDQWPSEPLQSQAETETELRAVFLFHGTVPYELLEMSRFSKWNRLLRATAYVLRAVRRFKGEKPVKPDHLTQGELYNAENLIWRQVQAGTYPDEYAILRRNLANPASPSQIPKNSPLYRLSVFLDERGVVRMNSRISTAPSVPYDMQFPIVLPRKHPAIRLLTEDYHRRFLHSNGETVCNEMRQRFLVPGLRILIRQVAKQCVTCRVRKAVPAPPMMSALPKVRVTGMVRPFTHTGVDYLGPIQIKQGRSLVKRWVALFTCLAIRAVHLEVVHSLSTQSCVMAIRRFVARRGSPETFHSDNGTNFVGASNLLANQVQNIHEDCAVTFTNGETSWLFNPPSTPHMGGCWERMVRSVKSAISAIADHPRHPCDEVFETVVIEAESIINSRPLTYIPLESAEQESLTPNHFLLFGTKGITQPGIPIKAEENSLRDSWRLAQYLVDHFWTRWVREYLPTITKRTKWFEPVKPLKTGDLVLVVDDSKRNGWLRGRIVDVIKAADGQVRRAVVQTKNGMLNRPAVKLALLDIQLPVDGPELHGQGDVTKRLGGFAQCEFGTARNSHSDGT; this is encoded by the coding sequence ATGTTCCACCAGATCCGGATACGGGATGATGATAAACAGGCCCAGAGATTCATATTTCGACAAAGTCCAGAGATAGAACCCCAGGAGTATGTTATGGACGTAGCAACCTTCGGGGCATCGTGCTCGCCAAGTCTGGcacaatttataaaaaacaaGAACGCATCGGAGTTTGCTGGAGCCTTTTCGAGGGCGGCGAAAGCTATAACGCAAAACCACTATGTGAATGATCTTCTAGATAGCGTAGACACCGAAGAGGAGGCCATCCAGCTAGTCAACGAAGTAAAGCACATACATCTTCAAGCAGGATTCGAGATTCGCAACTTCTGTTCCAATTCAGTCGGAGTCCTGGCGAGCATTGGAGAACCGGTAGCGCGTCGACAAATATCCATGAACCTGGAAAAATCCCCAGAATCAGAGCGAGTCCTTGGATTGATCTGGAAGCCAACGGAGGATGTTTTCACGTTCGACATAAACAGTATGAAGGAGGAGATAAAGACGCTGATTCACAGCGGAGCTACACCTAGTAAACGGCAAGTTCTACAAACGGTAATGTCCTTGTTCGACCCACTGGGGCTGATAGCGCACCTCGTTGTCCATGGGAAAATACTCATGCAACAGATTTGGAGAACCGGAACGGAATGGGACGAGCTCATTGCGGAAGAATTGTGGGACGATTGGAGACTGTGGTGTCAGTGCCTGCAGCGTTTGGACGAAGTGAAGGTACCTCGTTACTTCTTCAAAGGGGTAGGCATTACTACACTCAAAGATGCGGAAGCCCACCTGTTCGTAGATGCTAGTGAGATGGCTTGTGCATCGGTTCTGTATCTTCGCTTCATGGACAACGGTAAACCCAGATGTGTCCTAGTAGCCGCGAAAACGAAGGTCGCCCCGCTGAAACCACTTTCCATCCCGCGTCTTGAACTTCAAGCGGCAATGATCGGAACAAGGTTGATGGATTCCGTTCTAAACGCTCTAGATATTCAAATTACCAAGCGCTTCTTGTGGACTGATTCGACAACGGTCCTCTGCTGGTTGCGATCTGATAGTCGACGCTACCATCAATTCGTTGCCTTCCGGGTAGGAGAAATCCTCACCTTAAGCAGTGTTGATGAGTGGCATTACGTGCCATCGAAGAAGAACGTCGCTGATGTCGCCACAAAATGGAAAGATGGACCAAGCTTCGACCCGAACCATCCGTGGTACAATGCTCCGGAATTCGTATACCAAGCGCAGGATCAGTGGCCGTCGGAACCGCTCCAGAGTCAGGCGGAAACGGAAACCGAACTACGTGCCGTGTTTCTCTTCCACGGTACGGTGCCTTATGAGCTATTGGAAATGTCTAGGTTTTCGAAGTGGAACCGTCTGTTGAGAGCTACAGCCTACGTTCTACGAGCCGTGCGGAGATTCAAGGGAGAAAAACCTGTTAAACCAGATCATCTAACACAGGGCGAGCTGTACAATGCAGAAAACCTAATATGGAGACAAGTGCAAGCTGGGACGTACCCGGATGAGTACGCAATCCTACGGCGTAATTTAGCGAATCCCGCAAGTCCGTCTCAAATCCCGAAGAACAGTCCACTATACCGCCTTTCGGTATTCCTAGACGAGCGAGGCGTCGTCCGAATGAATAGTAGAATCTCCACCGCACCTTCTGTGCCGTATGACATGCAGTTCCCAATTGTGCTACCAAGGAAGCACCCGGCAATACGTCTTCTAACAGAGGACTACCATCGCAGGTTTCTCCACAGTAATGGCGAAACAGTTTGCAACGAAATGCGTCAACGATTCCTTGTGCCAGGATTACGTATTCTGATTCGTCAGGTGGCGAAGCAATGTGTGACTTGCCGTGTTAGAAAAGCTGTTCCAGCACCGCCTATGATGTCAGCTCTACCAAAAGTCCGCGTAACAGGGATGGTCAGACCATTCACCCACACTGGCGTGGACTATCTGGGACCAATACAGATCAAACAGGGGCGCAGTTTAGTGAAAAGGTGGGTTGCATTATTCACCTGTCTCGCGATTCGGGCTGTGCACCTGGAGGTAGTGCATAGTCTGTCTACGCAGTCGTGCGTGATGGCTATCAGGCGTTTTGTGGCTCGACGTGGTTCCCCGGAAACCTTTCACAGCGACAACGGGACAAACTTCGTGGGCGCGAGCAACCTATTGGCAAACCAGGTACAGAACATCCATGAGGACTGCGCCGTAACTTTCACGAACGGTGAGACAAGCTGGCTGTTCAATCCGCCATCCACACCCCATATGGGTGGCTGTTGGGAGCGCATGGTGCGCTCCGTTAAATCCGCTATATCTGCCATTGCGGATCATCCCCGACATCCTTGCGATGAGGTATTCGAGACAGTCGTGATTGAAGCTGAGTCGATCATTAACTCCAGGCCTCTGACGTACATCCCGTTGGAGTCAGCAGAACAGGAGTCTCTCACACCTAATCACTTTTTGCTCTTCGGTACGAAAGGCATCACTCAACCGGGGATACCTATTAAGGCGGAGGAAAATAGCTTGCGGGACAGTTGGCGTCTCGCACAGTACTTAGTGGACCACTTCTGGACTCGGTGGGTACGGGAGTACCTCCCAACTATAACGAAGCGTACCAAATGGTTTGAGCCGGTTAAGCCATTGAAAACCGGTGACCTTGTACTGGTGGTTGATGATAGTAAGCGGAATGGCTGGTTAAGAGGCAGGATCGTAGACGTGATTAAGGCGGCGGATGGACAGGTTCGGCGAGCAGTTgtacagactaaaaacggaatgCTCAACAGACCTGCGGTAAAATTAGCACTCCTCGATATTCAGTTGCCTGTAGACGGTCCGGAACTACACGGGCAGGGGGATGTTACGAAACGGCTGGGCGGTTTCGCTCAGTGTGAGTTCGGTACCGCCCGTAACAGTCATTCTGACGGTACATAA
- the LOC128736677 gene encoding dynein axonemal intermediate chain 4: MLLYTLKAIILFTPVTIGKHSSPDRLSKATGGSLVVVDEIDYTPRQLAPPQRFESNELGWDRLQECLPASEHAPIREEDLPSVVSFGLDEEEEEKEETKTKETPMEETAQAPDKVEAFDLDHEPDFSGVIDRRSPSLDADIKRYHVKILLTESDDIILFESASHTEVKGSEEAAAVEKLNADYELKKKSRRTAVAEAEAQTPELLLKSRGVNTERIMRNEVASFVSNYDMYDTYNDLERHTKEIDLAEASSKIEITTYSREGMEDIDQMLNRSENFHLSSMILQRLLAGNVFREKQKRFRNMYLPDPLDANVRYLYRLDTLWVYKSVETIGKAVASASWCPANGDIVAVAYGIYGFTKFGDRSTGYVCVWSIKNPVNPERRYKFPVPVTSVAFSKRTPQLLAIGLYNGTVQIQDITDNSPVPVGVSERRTSPGFEPIWDIEWIESDADKDEILSASQDGTIMKYTLNIGQFLIGYRQMRLDRVEGETEGIQVERKKDILEADRHPQALCLKIHPTRKDIYFVGTDQGCVHKCSINYPYQHSGVTQMHSGGVYCIEYSPWSPKIFLTCGGDWCIRIWVEEIMEPIITLTSGFGPIHAAYWSPVNSTIIASATRTGVQIWDLKRRMLKPASCTTFGDSNASMTVIKFTNCGRSLLIGDSEGRTYICALEDMPFPPHFQYDELQSALYKNLICKPDLLNQVKRFGYLGY; the protein is encoded by the exons ATGCTGTTGTATACTCTGAAAGCTATAATATTGTTTACGCCGGTTACCATAGGCAAACATTCAAGTCCGGATCGGCTGTCTAAGGCCACCGGGGGCAGCCTG GTCGTTGTCGATGAGATCGATTACACACCCCGACAGCTTGCGCCGCCGCAGCGCTTCGAGAGCAACGAGTTAGGATGGGATCGATTGCAGGAGTGTCTTCCGGCAAGTGAACACGCACCCATCAGAGAGGAAGATTTACCGTCGGTTGTTAGTTTTGGATTAGACGAGGAGGaagaggaaaaagaagaaactaAAACCAAAGAGACACCAATGGAGGAAACCGCTCAA GCTCCTGATAAAGTGGAAGCGTTCGATTTGGACCATGAGCCCGACTTCAGTGGCGTCATCGATCGGCGCAGTCCGTCGTTGGATGCGGACATCAAGAGGTACCACGTGAAGATTCTGCTAACCGAATCGGACGATATTATCCTGTTTGAAAGTGCTAGTCACACCGAAGTGAAGGGATCGGAAGAGGCAGCGGCCGTTGAAAAGCTGAACGCCGACTACGAGTTGAAGAAAAAGAGCAGAAGAACGGCGGTTGCCGAAGCGGAAGCCCAAACCCCGGAGTTGCTGCTCAAGTCGCGCGGAGTCAACACGGAGCGAATCATGCGGAACGAAGTGGCTTCGTTCGTGTCGAACTACGACATGTACGATACGTACAACGATTTGGAGCGACATACGAAGGAAATCGATCTGGCGGAGGCTTCttcgaaaattgaaataacGACCTACTCACGAGAGGGTATGGAAGATATCGATCAGATGTTGAACAGaagtgaaaattttcatctatCATCGATGATTTTACAACGATTGCTGGCAGGAAATGTGTTCAGAGAGAAGCAGAAACGTTTTCGGAATATGTATCTGCCAGATCCACTGGATGCTAATGTACGATATTTGTATAGATTAGACACTTTGTGGGTTTACAAATCGGTTGAAACCATCGGGAAAGCAGTGGCGAGTGCCAGTTGGTGTCCGGCGAACGGAGATATTGTAGCTGTCGCATATGGAATCTATGGCTTTACTAAGTTTGGTGATCGAAGCACcggttatgtatgtgtatggaGTATCAAAAACCCTGTCAACCCCGAAAGACGGTATAAATTCCCGGTCCCGGTGACTTCGGTAGCGTTTTCCAAACGGACGCCACAACTTCTAGCTATTGGTCTGTATAATGGTACGGTACAAATACAGGATATCACTGACAACTCACCAGTACCGGTTGGCGTGTCTGAACGACGAACATCACCAGGGTTCGAGCCAATTTGGGACATAGAATGGATCGAGTCAGATGCTGATAAAGATGAAATTCTGTCCGCATCCCAGGACGGCACGATAATGAAGTACACACTAAACATCGGACAGTTCTTAATCGGGTATCGTCAGATGCGATTGGATCGGGTGGAAGGTGAAACTGAAGGTATACAGGTGGAAAGAAAGAAGGATATCCTGGAGGCGGATCGTCATCCACAAGCATTGTGTTTAAAAATTCATCCAACTCGTAAAGATATATACTTTGTCGGAACTGACCAAGGTTGTGTGCACAAATGCTCCATCAATTATCCTTATCAGCATTCCGGGGTAACACAGATGCATAGCGGAGGAGTTTACTGTATCGAGTACTCGCCTTGGAGTCCGAAGATATTCCTTACGTGCGGGGGCGATTGGTGCATCCGTATTTGGGTCGAAGAGATAATGGAACCAATCATTACACTGACTTCTGGTTTCGGACCCATTCACGCTGCCTATTGGTCTCCGGTGAATTCCACAATCATTGCTAGCGCAACACGTACCGGTGTTCAGATTTGGGATCTGAAGAGACGAATGCTGAAGCCGGCATCCTGTACGACTTTCGGAGATTCGAACGCTTCAATGACGGTTATCAAGTTCACGAATTGCGGTCGAAGTCTGCTGATTGGAGACAGTGAAGGACGAACGTACATTTGTGCCCTGGAGGATATGCCTTTTCCGCCACACTTCCAGTACGATGAACTGCAGTCGGCTCTCTATAAAAATTTGATCTGCAAACCGGATTTGCTGAATCAGGTTAAACGCTTTGGGTATCTAGGGTATTAG